A window of Diabrotica virgifera virgifera chromosome 9, PGI_DIABVI_V3a contains these coding sequences:
- the LOC126890982 gene encoding serine/threonine-protein kinase 3/4-like has protein sequence MFTYLPQMFSAVEILGEGYFGTVFKAQHISDNKNYAIKILKANKISESEKFKEIRNFEQVGYHPHIVNYIMGWEQEADIYPMMQLSQTSLVNYVKITNDVPEFVFWDCIRDVCLASIYLAERRLVHYDIKDDNILIHGKNFKLADFVTIVEIREEADIYPMMQLSQTSLVNYVKITNDVPEFVFWDCIRDVCLASIYLAERRLVHYDIKDDNIRIHGKNFKLADFGTIVEIREEADIYLMMQLSQTSLVNYVKFTNDVPEFVFWDCIRDVCPASIYLAERRLVHYDIKDDNILIYGKNLVQRSG, from the exons ATGTTTACATACCTTCCTCAAATGTTTTCGGCAGTTGAAATTTTAGGGGAAGGGTACTTTGGTACTGTGTTCAAGGCTCAACACATATCTGACAACAAGAACTACGCCATAAAAATATTGAAAGCAAATAAAATTTCTGAATCcgaaaaattcaaagaaataagaaatttcgaACAAGTGGGGTACCACCCCCACATTGTAAATTACATCATGGGATGGGAACAGGAAGCTGACATATACCCCATGATGCAGTTATCCCAGACGAGTCTGGTAAACTACGTTAAAATCACCAATGATGTTCCAGAATTCGTCTTTTGGGACTGCATCCGTGATGTATGTCTCGCTTCGATCTACCTGGCAGAAAGACGTTTGGTCCATTACGATATCAAGGATGATAACATCCTAATACACGGAAAAAACTTTAAACTGGCTGATTTCGTCACAATAGTTGAGATAAGAGAG GAAGCTGACATATACCCCATGATGCAGTTATCCCAGACGAGTCTGGTAAACTACGTTAAAATCACCAATGATGTTCCAGAATTCGTCTTTTGGGACTGCATCCGTGATGTATGTCTCGCTTCGATCTACCTGGCAGAAAGGCGTTTGGTCCATTACGATATCAAGGATGATAACATCCGAATACACGGAAAAAACTTTAAACTGGCTGATTTCGGCACAATAGTTGAGATAAGAGAG GAAGCTGACATATACCTCATGATGCAGTTATCCCAGACGAGTCTGGTAAACTACGTTAAATTCACCAATGATGTTCCAGAATTCGTCTTTTGGGACTGCATCCGTGATGTATGTCCCGCTTCTATCTACCTGGCAGAAAGACGTTTGGTGCATTACGATATCAAGGATGATAACATCCTAATATACGGAAAAAACCTGGTACAAAGAAGTGGCTGA